TAGCAGTCCCGGCAGCAGGGTCTAGCAGTGCCAATGATTCTTTTTTAGAAGTTAATTTGTTAACGAGATACCCCATAAACATTGCAACCGCATCAGGCGTCATGGCATGGTGAGGCTGAACCGCTTCTTTCATTCCTTTTATGACTGCAAGCTGAAATGCTTTACGGATTTCTTCTTTTTTCATTTCTTTCGGCAGTTCTTCTGTTATTTTCTTTTCCAGCCGTTTTTTTTCTTCGTCAGGCAGAGATTGTATGACGGCCTGCTGAAAAATATTTTCTCCGCTCTCAGCTAACGCTTCTAAGTATGTCATCTCTGAATGACTTTGAATAGAAACAGCCATGTCATCAATCAAGGCATGCAGCTTTTCTACTTCGGTTACCGGTTGCATGATATATCGCCCTTTCCACGAAATTCTATCTCTTATATTGTTCGAGTTTTCATGTCTTTTCCCTTCGAAAGTATAGCAAAAATAAAAGGACAAGGACAATAAAAACCCCATTCCTATTAAATAAGGAACAGGGCTGACACGTCTTTTTTTATAAATCCTCGATTTATTTAGCCTCTTTCGCTGCATTTACAGCCGCTTCATAGTCCGGGTGATTGGTAGCCTCAGACACATATTCGGTATAGGTTACTTCATCATTGCTGTCTATAACAAAAATGGAGCGTGCTAACAAACGAAGCTCTTCGATTGCCACTCCGTAATTTTTACCGAAGGAAAGGTCGCGGTGGTCGGATAACACTTGAAGGTTATCGATACCTGCTGCTGCACACCATCTTTTTTGCGCAAATGGAAGGTCCACACTGATAGTAATGACTTCCACACCATCGAGGTTTGCTGCTTCTTCATTAAAACGGCGGGTCTGCTGGTCACATACACCAGTATCTACAGATGGCACTACACTGATCAGCCGTACTTTTCCTTTCGTGTCTGCTAACGTTACTTCTGATAAATCGTTAGCAAGTACTTTAAAATCCGGTGCTTTGTCTCCCGGTTTTACTTCCTCTCCTAACAACGTAACAGGGTTCTCTTTAAATGTAATTTCCGCCATGTTTCTTCCTCCTCATTTTTTAAGTATGTACACTTTCAATAGTACGCTTCTATTTCTCACTTTTCAAACAACTAACATTAGTTATTTCACTTACCCTTTTTAGACAAAAATAAAACCCGGCAGAAATACATGTTTTCTGCACGGGTAAATGACAAACATAGATACACCGCTGTATGACAGTATAGGCTCATCAGCTGCAAGGAATAGAAGTTTAACCAAACGAAATACGCTTGTACTAAATAGGAGGAGTTTGCCCTGGCGGATTTTGACCGTTGTTTTGATTATTTTGATTTCCGTTTCCTTTAAGCATATCTTGTATTTTTTCTACCACTTGCGGCGTAAATTCAAGCAATTTTTCGTAAAGATGTGTGCTTTCATCCATGTGTACCATTTTTACGCCTTTCGAATTAACGATAAGAAAAGCAATAGGAGTAATCGATACACCACCACCGCTTCCTCCTCCAAATGGGTGGTCCATCGCTGGATCACTGCTGCCGTTTTTCATAAATTCACTTCCGCCGGCGGCAAAACCGAAACCTACTCTGGTTACCGGCATAATCACACTGCCATCCGGTGTTTCTACCGGATCACCGACTATGGTGTTTACGTCCACCATTTCTTTCAAGTTTTCCATCGCTGTGCGCATCAAGCCCTCAATAGGATGGTCAGTCATCAAGACGCCTCCTTGTTTTTAGTTTCTTCTTTCGTTTTTTGCCATAACTTAAATACGTTACCATTCATATGCTTCATCACACGAATTCCGGCAATGATAGCATGCCCCAGCCGCATAAAAAACATACATGAGAACGTGGTATCGGCTGCCTTCTTTTGAAAATTTGGCTTAATATCCATTTCCGGAGAGCATTTCCACTTAAATACTGCTGAAGCAATGCCGGCTGCCATGCTTTTCACAGACCAAAGCATTCCTGTAAGAAACCCTGTCCAGGCAGCATCCCCTATACCGATTTCACTTTTCCAGTCAAATTCAATAATTTTTATTTTTCCTAGAAAAGAAGTTAATATAGAGCGGAGTCCGTCTATGTGTTTCAGCCATAATTGAAGTATTTCCATTTGATTTTTTAATTCTTCCGGCGTTTCTTTTATATCCTTTTCTTTGTTGTTTCCTGCAGTACTTTTTGATTTTTCTTTAAATACGACAGAAGACGTTTCTTCATCAAAAGACATCACCGGTATTTCAAAGTTTTTGTAAAAAAAATACCACACCGTAATTTTAACGCGAATATCTTGTTTCTTGCTTTTTTGCTCAAACTGAATTGATATTTCGATAGGTGTTACTACGATAAAAACAGCCAGCAATAGCAGCCCGCCTGCAATAATGAGAAACCAAAACATACATCATCCATCCGTCTATTATAATTTAATTACCATTATAACCAATAATTTACACTACCAAACAGAAAAATGCTCCCTTCTTCAGGGACCGTAAAAAATTGCAAGAGATCGTTATCTCCATAAATTTCTTTCCATTGATGCCTGTTGTCCGGCTCCGTTTAATACGATGCTTCCAAACTAAAAAAGCCTTCCCCATAACTTCCTTGTGGGGAAAGGCTCCTTTGGATTATTTTTCGACATGTATAACTCTCGTATCTCCAAACATATCATGAATACCTTGCTTTTCATTTGTAAATCCAACAACAATATAAATAATGTTAGTAATAACAAGGCTTCGATATATGAAACGGCCTACTACTTCACGAAACAATAGATCGGGCCAAGTTAGAGGTGCTGCGTTCTTACGCACTACTTTTAATCCGAAAATCATTTTTCCAAGCGTTTGACCTAACCATTTTGTCATCAATAGAAAATAAACATAAGAAGTGATAGCACTAAGAACTCCTTGCAGCGTTAAAAAGCCGAGTATATTTACCGGTTGACTTTCGAGAAACATTAATGGGCTTAGAAGCAGACCATTTATACTGAATACGATCAGTAAATCAAACAGATACGCCCAAAATCTCATCCAAAAACCGGCATATCGTCTAGGGGGAACAATATCTTTTTCTTCATCTGCTAAAGAAGGTGCCGGTTTCTGCCCATAATCCTCAGAAAGCTCCTCCCTCTGCTGCTCATTATATTCCATGTACTTCTTATCATTCTGATCTTCATTATGATTATTATTATCCATTCCGGGCACCTCCTTAGTCTGTGTATAAATACATGGCGCGCGGCGTTTCTGATTCCATAAGCAGTTCTTTTATTCCTAACAGCTCAGCATCATTTACAATCAAGCTGCGAGCGGAAGTTCCGAGGAATTGGTTCAACGCAAACGCTCCATGATATCGTACGACTTGCGGGTTATTAAGACCTTGGTCTTCTTCCATCAATGTTATAGTGTCTTCAAGCGAACCTAATTCATCGACTAAATCTAATTCCTCTGCCTGCTTACCGGAATACACACGGCCATCGCCTATCTCACGAACTTCTTCTTCAGACATCCCGCGTCCATTTGCAATTACATTTACAAAATCACTGTAAAAATCGTCAACCAGTGATTGAAGTATGTCTTCTTCTTCCTCTGTCATTTCACGATTTCCAGACATAATATCTTTAAACGGTCCGCTTTTAATGGTAGTAAATTCTATCCCTAACTCATCGGCTAATTCTGCATAATTAACGCTTTGCATAATAACGCCAATAGATCCGGTTACTGTCGCAGGGTGTGCAACAATTTTATCGGCCGGAGCTGCTACATAATATCCGCCAGATGCTGCAGTGTTTCCCATGGATACATAAACAGGTTTCCCATTTTCCTCTTGGATTTCCTTCACTTTGTCATGTATTTCCGCACTTTCAACTACACCGCCTCCAGGTGTATTTACGCGCAGGATAATTCCGTTTATATTAGGATTTTCCCCAGCGCTTTCAAGCATTTTCATAAACTGGCGGTGATTATACATACTTTGATTCATAAAAGAAGGAGTATTGCCTGTATCTTGAATGACTCCTTCAATATCAATTACTGCTATTTTTTCTTGCGGCTGTCCTTCTTGCATTATTTCTTCTTCAATTCCATCATTGCTTCCGCCAAACATGTTCTCAAAATTAGCAGATGCCATGTTCGTTACAAATTGGAACCCTATCGATACTGCGAGCAGCAGAGCCGCTATTCCAAGCGCAAGCCACCTTTTCCCGCTCATTTTGCAGTCCTCCTCTATTATTTGTTTTTATTCAAGTTATTGTATTGAAATTCGTCGTCAATCACTGTTCCTTTAACGTTGGTTTTAATAATATCATCTGCGCATATATTGAAAATGTCTTGATCTAAAATAGTAAAGTCGGCAGCATAACCCGGAGCTATTTTTCCCATTTCTTTTTCTTTCCCAATAGATTTCGCACTTCCTGTCGTATAAAGAGATACCGCTTCATAAGGACTTAACTTTTGTTCAGGAAGATAGCCGCTGTGGGTTTCGTTTTGATTTTTTCTAGTTATAGCTGCTTGAATTCCTTCTAACGGATCAACTGGTTCAATTGGAGCATCTGAACTTCCTGCACATTCTACTCCTCTCTCGAGCAGCGTCTTCCAAGCGAATGAATAAGACAATCTGGCTGAACCAAGTCTTTCTTGTACCCAAGGAAAGTCGGACAATACGAACCGCGGCTGTAAATCCAATACGACATCTAATGCTTTTAATCTGTCTATTAAATCAGGAGGAGTAATTTGGGCATGTATAATACGATCCTTTTTGCCTTTAGGAACTGGATGCGCTTCAAGAGCTTCTACAGCATATTCTAATGCTAAATCTCCTATCGTATGGATAGCAGCCGGCATGTTTATATCCCGTGCTTTTTTGACCAGTTCTTTTAAATGTTCCTTGGAATGGATAGCTACACCAGAAGTGTCTGGGGAATCATTATAGGGATGGCGTAAAAGCGCCGTCCTTCCACCAAGCGCCCCATCAGCGAAAATTTTCACTGCTCCAAATGATAGAAAGTCGTTTACAGGACCGTATTCATATCCCAGCTGCCTGAAGTCATCTAATACTTCATGATGGACAAGCAGATTGGCTCTAAATTTCCACTGTTTATCATTGATAACATCTTGAAAGGCTTGAAATGTTCTATGAAAACCGCCGTAATAATTTAAATCCTCCGTATGTCCGCCGGTTAGACCTTTTTCTACCATATGATAAACAGCCGAATCTAATGCTTTTTTCAACTCCTTATCACTTACGGGCGGCTGTACTGCTTTCACTAAATCTGCAGCTTGATCCAACAAGTATCCAGTTTCTTCACCATTGGTATCTCTGACGATAATACCCCCTGATGGGTCAGGTGTATCTTTATGAATCCCTGCTTCGTCCAATGCAATGGAATTCGCAAGAGCAGCATGCCGGCAAATTCTCGTCAGCAAAATAGGATTTTTCGGAGCAATTTCATCTAATTCTGCTTTGTGAAAAATTTTTCTATCTGCAAAATTATTTTCGTTCCACCCTTCTCCAATCAGCCATTGTCCTTCTTTTAGCATGCTGGCTTTTTCTGCTAAAGCGCTTTTCATGGCATCAGCGTCCTTGAATGCAGACAGATCTAATCGCAGCATGGTTTCCCCTAATCCAATCATATGTAAATGACTGTCGGTAAAACCAGGAAACATGACAGCATTTTTTAAGTCGATGCGGCGTTCGATAATGGAATAATTTCTTTCTAAACTCTCTTTTTCTCCTATGGCCACTATTTTCCCTTTTTCAGTATAGACAGCTTCGGTACTATCTTTTTCATGCTCCATCGTATATATTTTTCCGTTAAACCATAGCGTTCCCACCTGTTATAACACCAACTTTCCATAACTGTTTACGAGTAACATCCATAAAAGTTTCACCTTATTAACGTACAATATTTATATTGATGTGTCATCTGTTGCGAAAAATATAGAGATAGTCAACCAAAATAAAAAGAATATAATTTCCTAGATAATCAGAAAAACTCGACTTGCTGCCTAGTCCTTATGGCAGAAGAGTGAGTTTCCCTTATGCTATAATTCTTTAGCAAAGGAACAAAAGCGAAAGGCCCTGAATAGCCGCGACAGGTTCTGGACCTTTCGCGAAGGGTCGTCTGCGGACCGAGTCGAAAGGGAAGAAACCCCGAGCGGCTGGGCGCTTAAACTAGACGCGGCCAAAATGATATGGATGGAAATAGTTACCCACAATTGAAAAAAATATAATTTCTTAGACAGAAAAAAAGTCTCCCGCCATTTACATGATTGGGGGAGACAATGACGTATTATAAGAGATCATCCATTTGTTGATCGGCGCTTTCTTCTTCGCTTCCAATGTTCAAAGTTTCAACTTTTTTCACGGTCTCTTCAATAAACGGCTCAAAATCAAAGGCTTCCTCGAACCTGGCTGCTTTATCTCGACGCGGTTTTGTAACAGAATCAGAAGGCAGAAAGATCGTACAGCAATCTTCATATGGCAGAACGGATGTGGAATACGTGCCTATTTTTTCGGCAACTTCCACTACTTCTTGTTTGTCCATTGTTATTAAAGGTCTTAGAATGGGCATGTTGGTTACTTCATTAATCGTATGCATGCTCTCTAAGGTTTGCGAAGCAACTTGTCCGAGACTTTCACCATTCACAATTGCTTTAGCATTTTGTATATCTGCTATTTTTTCTGTGATACGAAGCATCATGCGCCGCATAATCGTCATAGCATAATTCGATGGAATGTTGGCATGAATAGCTTTTTGAAGTTCTGTGAATGGAACAACGTGCAACCTGATCCGCCCGCCAAAGCTTGTTAATATTTTTGTTAAATCTTCTACTTTTTTTCTTGCTCGTTCATTTGTATAAGGAGGGCTGTGAAAGTGTACTGCCTCTAATTCAGCTCCTCTTTTCATTGCTAAATATCCAGCGACCGGACTGTCAATTCCTCCGGAAAGCATAAGAGTTACTTTCCCGGCTGTACCAACTGGCAGCCCGCCTGAACCTGCCATTCTGCCGCAAGTAATATACGTGCCTTGTTCCCTCACTTCTACCACTACTTCTACATCAGGATGATGCACATCTACGGTTACTTCGTCTGTGTTACGAAGAATATGACCGCCGATATACTGGTTTAAATCTTGAGATCGAACCGGAAACGGTTTATAGGAACGGCGGGCACTAACTTTAAATGTTCCTTTTTTTCCTTCGTGCTGTAAAAAAGCTTGCAGTGCTGCTTCTTTAATTGCTTCTATTTCGTTTTCCGCTTTCATCGCTAAACTAAATGAAGAGATACCAAAAATGTGCCTTAGCTTTTCCATTACAGGATCTGGTTTTTCTTCATTCAATTCAATCATCATCCGTCCGTATGTGCGCCGCACTTTACAGCTGGGATGTTCACGAATAGTAAACTGTATATTTTCTTTCAATTTTTTTTCGAAATCGCTGCGGTTTCTTCCTTTCAAGGCCAGCTCGCCGTAACGAATTAAAATGTGGTCATATTTCATTAGCGTTCCGCTCCCATTACCTTTTTCATTTCTGGTATGATTTCATGAAAAATTTCTAAAAGCTCTGTTATTTCTTCTTCGGCAGTATCAAAAGAAAAACTAGCTCTAATAGCACTTTCAGCCCGTGCTGGACCTAAGCCAGCAGCTTCAACAACAGCACTTGGCTCTTTAAGCTTTGATGAACAGGCCGATTTAGTGGATAAGTGAAAATCTCGTTTCGTAAGTTCCTGGATAATCACTTCAGGTTTTAATCCTGGAAACGACACATTTACAATGTGAGGTGCTGCACCTTGATCAGGTGTATTCACTTCAGCCCCTTCCATCTCCTGTAAACGATGAATCAAATAATCTTTCAATTGACAAAGGCGTTGTTCTTCCGTTGCTAAACGCTGCCTGGATATACGGAGGGCTTTTGCCATAGCTGTAATACCGGGTACATTTTCCGTACCAGCCCGATATGTTTGTTCCTGCGTTCCTCCATGAAACAAAGGGGAAAGAACAGTACCCTCTTTCAAAAATAATACGCCCGTCCCTTTTACACCGTGGAATTTATGCCCGGAAATGGTGCACAAATCCACTTTTGCTGCATGCAGATCCAAAGGTACATGGGCTGCACCTTGAACATGGTCTGTATGAAAATACAGCTTCGGAAACTTTTTTAAGCGTTCCCCTATTTCTTGAATGGGTTGAATCGTTCCAATCTCATTATTCACATGAATAACCGAAACGAGCGTCGTATCATTTCGAACTTCTTTCTCTATGTCTTCTGGACGAACTCTTCCTTCTCGGTCGAC
This DNA window, taken from Alteribacillus bidgolensis, encodes the following:
- the tpx gene encoding thiol peroxidase, with the translated sequence MAEITFKENPVTLLGEEVKPGDKAPDFKVLANDLSEVTLADTKGKVRLISVVPSVDTGVCDQQTRRFNEEAANLDGVEVITISVDLPFAQKRWCAAAGIDNLQVLSDHRDLSFGKNYGVAIEELRLLARSIFVIDSNDEVTYTEYVSEATNHPDYEAAVNAAKEAK
- the ytfJ gene encoding GerW family sporulation protein, which encodes MTDHPIEGLMRTAMENLKEMVDVNTIVGDPVETPDGSVIMPVTRVGFGFAAGGSEFMKNGSSDPAMDHPFGGGSGGGVSITPIAFLIVNSKGVKMVHMDESTHLYEKLLEFTPQVVEKIQDMLKGNGNQNNQNNGQNPPGQTPPI
- a CDS encoding DUF2953 domain-containing protein, with translation MFWFLIIAGGLLLLAVFIVVTPIEISIQFEQKSKKQDIRVKITVWYFFYKNFEIPVMSFDEETSSVVFKEKSKSTAGNNKEKDIKETPEELKNQMEILQLWLKHIDGLRSILTSFLGKIKIIEFDWKSEIGIGDAAWTGFLTGMLWSVKSMAAGIASAVFKWKCSPEMDIKPNFQKKAADTTFSCMFFMRLGHAIIAGIRVMKHMNGNVFKLWQKTKEETKNKEAS
- a CDS encoding RDD family protein, which encodes MDNNNHNEDQNDKKYMEYNEQQREELSEDYGQKPAPSLADEEKDIVPPRRYAGFWMRFWAYLFDLLIVFSINGLLLSPLMFLESQPVNILGFLTLQGVLSAITSYVYFLLMTKWLGQTLGKMIFGLKVVRKNAAPLTWPDLLFREVVGRFIYRSLVITNIIYIVVGFTNEKQGIHDMFGDTRVIHVEK
- the sppA gene encoding signal peptide peptidase SppA — translated: MSGKRWLALGIAALLLAVSIGFQFVTNMASANFENMFGGSNDGIEEEIMQEGQPQEKIAVIDIEGVIQDTGNTPSFMNQSMYNHRQFMKMLESAGENPNINGIILRVNTPGGGVVESAEIHDKVKEIQEENGKPVYVSMGNTAASGGYYVAAPADKIVAHPATVTGSIGVIMQSVNYAELADELGIEFTTIKSGPFKDIMSGNREMTEEEEDILQSLVDDFYSDFVNVIANGRGMSEEEVREIGDGRVYSGKQAEELDLVDELGSLEDTITLMEEDQGLNNPQVVRYHGAFALNQFLGTSARSLIVNDAELLGIKELLMESETPRAMYLYTD
- a CDS encoding amidohydrolase, yielding MGTLWFNGKIYTMEHEKDSTEAVYTEKGKIVAIGEKESLERNYSIIERRIDLKNAVMFPGFTDSHLHMIGLGETMLRLDLSAFKDADAMKSALAEKASMLKEGQWLIGEGWNENNFADRKIFHKAELDEIAPKNPILLTRICRHAALANSIALDEAGIHKDTPDPSGGIIVRDTNGEETGYLLDQAADLVKAVQPPVSDKELKKALDSAVYHMVEKGLTGGHTEDLNYYGGFHRTFQAFQDVINDKQWKFRANLLVHHEVLDDFRQLGYEYGPVNDFLSFGAVKIFADGALGGRTALLRHPYNDSPDTSGVAIHSKEHLKELVKKARDINMPAAIHTIGDLALEYAVEALEAHPVPKGKKDRIIHAQITPPDLIDRLKALDVVLDLQPRFVLSDFPWVQERLGSARLSYSFAWKTLLERGVECAGSSDAPIEPVDPLEGIQAAITRKNQNETHSGYLPEQKLSPYEAVSLYTTGSAKSIGKEKEMGKIAPGYAADFTILDQDIFNICADDIIKTNVKGTVIDDEFQYNNLNKNK
- the thiI gene encoding tRNA uracil 4-sulfurtransferase ThiI, coding for MKYDHILIRYGELALKGRNRSDFEKKLKENIQFTIREHPSCKVRRTYGRMMIELNEEKPDPVMEKLRHIFGISSFSLAMKAENEIEAIKEAALQAFLQHEGKKGTFKVSARRSYKPFPVRSQDLNQYIGGHILRNTDEVTVDVHHPDVEVVVEVREQGTYITCGRMAGSGGLPVGTAGKVTLMLSGGIDSPVAGYLAMKRGAELEAVHFHSPPYTNERARKKVEDLTKILTSFGGRIRLHVVPFTELQKAIHANIPSNYAMTIMRRMMLRITEKIADIQNAKAIVNGESLGQVASQTLESMHTINEVTNMPILRPLITMDKQEVVEVAEKIGTYSTSVLPYEDCCTIFLPSDSVTKPRRDKAARFEEAFDFEPFIEETVKKVETLNIGSEEESADQQMDDLL
- a CDS encoding cysteine desulfurase family protein; this translates as MVYLDNSATTKPWQEVLHAYQEAASSYFGNPSSLHKPGVEAEMLLNKARESVASLLKTKAEEIVFTSGGTEGNNLAIKGTALEHRNRGRHLITTTVEHPSVKEAFSQLEAFGFEVTYVSVDREGRVRPEDIEKEVRNDTTLVSVIHVNNEIGTIQPIQEIGERLKKFPKLYFHTDHVQGAAHVPLDLHAAKVDLCTISGHKFHGVKGTGVLFLKEGTVLSPLFHGGTQEQTYRAGTENVPGITAMAKALRISRQRLATEEQRLCQLKDYLIHRLQEMEGAEVNTPDQGAAPHIVNVSFPGLKPEVIIQELTKRDFHLSTKSACSSKLKEPSAVVEAAGLGPARAESAIRASFSFDTAEEEITELLEIFHEIIPEMKKVMGAER